GAAAGTGTAATAGGAAAATAAATAATAAACTTTCCTATGGTTCCTTACCAAAGTCCAAGCGGAAAAAATGCAGCAAGAGTGGTTGCCGTAGATGCAATAATTGGTAAAGCTATTTCGCCAATACCTTGTTTAGCAGCTTCAATACGAGAATAGCCTTGACTCATTAAGCTATAAACATTTTCTACAACCACTATACCATTATCAACCAACATACCAAGCCCCATGACCAAACCAAATAAAACTATTGTATTCAGCGTAAAGCCTAAACTAGATATAATTATCAAAGACATCAACATGGATAAAGGGATAGCCACACCGACAAAAAGAGCGTTTCTAAAGCCGAGAAAAAACATCAAGACCAAAACCACTAAAATAACTCCAAACACTATGTTGTTGACCAAATCGTTGACTTGATTGATGGTTTTAATGGATTGGTCATTTGATAAAGTGATGTCTAAACTTTGTGGGTAATAATTTTCTTTTTCGTGTTCAACAATGGTTTTGATTTGATCTACTGCTTCTACCATATTTTTGCCTGCTCGCTTTTTCACATCAAGCATAACAACGGGTTTACCCCATTCTCTGGCAAAAGTAGTTGGGTCTTTTTCTTTAAAATTGACTTCTGCAACATCTTTTAAATAAACAATACCGTCATCTTTTTTAACAACAATGTCTTCAAGCTCTGAAGGTTCTGAAATTTCACCAATCACACGAATGCTTTTTTGCAAACCTTCATTTTTGATGTTTCCACCTGAAACGGTACTATTTTCGGATCGTATAGCATTAAAAATATCATTAAAACTGACTTGAGATGCAGTCATTTTATAGATGTCAACCGCTACTTCAACTTCTTTTTCATCAACACCACGAATGGAGGCTTCTTTGATTTGTGGCAATAATTCTATCTTGTCTTGAAGATGTTCTGCAAAATCTTTGAGTTGTTGACTTTTATAATCACCCGTAAAATTGATATTTAAAATGGGCATTTCTTCAGATATATTCAAATCGAAAACATTGGGTTCAACTTTGGCACCATTATCTAAAGTTGGCCAAGTGGTTTCAGATTTAACGATATCTACTTTATCCTTAATGAGTTGTTTGGCTGTTTCTACTTCGATATCTTCTTCAAATTCAACAATAACCATTGAGAAATCTTCTGCGTGGTCGAGGTTATTTCTTTTACGCCTTTGACATTATTGAACTCTTCTTCGAGCGGTTCTGTAATAAATTTTTCGATGTCTTTGACCGAATTTCCAGGATTGATAGAGTTGACGTAGATTTTGGTTTCTACAACTTCAGGAAAATTTTCTCTTGGCATATTGACATAAGCCATAATACCACCAACCAAAATAATAAGCATAATGACGTAAACCGTCATTTTGTTATCTATGGACCAAGAGGATATTTTAAATTCTTTATCAATTTTTGACTTTGTCATAATTTAATCTTCTAATTGTGTGATTTTGACCTTTTCTTTATCTCTAAGATTTCGCCCACCTTCTTGAGCAATGATGTCACCAACGGCAATACCTTCTAAAACTTCTACTAGACCATTATAGTGTTTTCCCGTTTTAAGTGGAATTCGTACGGCTTGACCTAAGCTGTCGTTATCCATTTTTATTTTGAAACAAATTTGAGTGCCGTCTGCCGTTTCTTGCAAAATATTTTCAGATACAACAATTGCTTCGTTGTTCTGATAATCATTGATTAAAACATTAGCAATCAGATTAGGTTTTACGCCTTTGATATTGTTAGGAATATTGATTTTAACCTTAAATTTTCGATTGTTGGGATTGATAAAGCTACCCATATGGTCAATTTGAGCTTGAAAGGTTTTGCCAATAGCATTTAAACGAACTTGAACTGGTGTTCCGATAGAAATATCATTGAGATAGTTTTCAGGAACTTCGGTTTCGATATACATTTCGGAAAGGTTAACTAATCTAAACACCGCCATTCCACCTGGAGAAACAACTTGACCTTCTTCGGTAATAATGTCGTCAATTTTGCCATTAAATGGGGCTTTAATCTCAGTTTTATCCAATTTTTTTTGAAGGCTTTTTAAACTGTTTTGAGAAGATTCGAAGTTAGTTTTGGCTTGTAAATACTGAATTTCTGACCCTATGCTGTCTTGCCAAAGGCGTTTTTGGCGTTCAAAAGTGGTTTGTGCTAAATCTACACGAGATTGTAATTCGCTTATCTGATCGCGTAAACCACCATCGTCTATTTTGGCTAAAACTTGCCCCTTTTTAACTTCATCACCTTCTTTGACAAATATTTTTTCTAATTCACCACAGTATTCTGGATAAATCAAAATGTTTTGATCGGTTTTGACGTTGCCTTGAAGATTGAAAAAATGCTTAAACGTGTCTGTTTTGATTTGTCGTGCAGTGATCAACGTATAGTTGGTTTGATGGGCTTGTTTAGAAGCCAATTCCTTTTGAATTTTACCTTCTAAGCTTTTCAATTGCTCTTGTTGGGTTTTGATTTCTTTCTTTAAGTCCGTCAAAGCTTTTTGGTCATTAGATTCTAATGCTTTATCCACTCGACTTTCTAAGTTTTCTTTCCCACAGGAAATTAGAAGTAGTGAGATGAATGTTATTTTGATTATATTTTTCATAGTTTGGTGTTTTTTTTTACCGCAAGGCTCGCTATGGTTTCGCAAGGTTCGCCAAGTGTTTTGTTGATTTTAGTTTTAAACATATTTATTCTTTATTTTCCTTGCGTCACTTGCGTATTCTTGGCGTCCCTTGCGGTTAAAATTTTACCGCTAAGTTCGCTAAGGTCTCGCCAGGTTCGCTATAGATTGTTTACTACTCTTTTAATACCATTTTTTATAAGTGAAACGTTGAAATTTATAAGCATACCTAATTTACAGTCAGATAATTTTAAATATGTAATAACCTGAGCCATATGGACATCGTTCAGGGCTTCTACGGACTTGACCTCAATCACTACTTTATTTTCAATTAAAACATCTACCCGATAGCCTACTTCTAATTTTACATCTTCATACACTAAAGGCAATGGCTTTTGTTTGTCAACTTTAAGTTTATGTTTTCTCAATTCGTGAATCAAACACTCTTCATAAGCACTTTCTAAAAGACCTGGTCCTAAGGTTTTATGAACCTTTAAAGCTGAATCAAATACTATTTTAGAAATCTCGCTTTCAGTCATTTTATATCATTTTTTATTAATATTCTAAACAACTCGACGTTAATTGAGGTGAAGTTTTTACCGCAAGGCTCGCTATGGTTTCGCAAGGTTCGCCAAGTGTTTTGTTGATTTTAGTTTTAAACATATTTATTCTTTATTTTCTTTGCGTCACTTGCGTATTCTTGGCGTTCCTTGCGGTTAAAATTTTAATTTTTTCAGACCTTTAAACTCATAAATCTTATACGCTTTACCATAATCTCAATTAATATCTGGTTCATTTAATATGGTTTCTAAACTGGTTTTAGAATTGATAAGTTGCAACATAGATTGTAAATATTGATTTTGTGCATCGTAAAGTTGTAATTGTGCTTGACGTAATTCAAAACTTGTGCTGATGCCTTCTTTGTATTTTATAATGTTTTTGTATTCAATGCGTTCTGCTAAATTTAAGTTGGCTTTAGCGGTTTGATAATTTTCTAAAGCAAATTTATAATCGCTTTTAGCTTGGTTAAAGTTTAGTTTGATCTGTTCAACCGATTGTTTAAAATCTGTTTTGGCTTGTAGCATAGCAATTTCGGCACGCTGTGTGCGTTTGGCTCGTTTTAAAGAACTAAAAATAGGAATGTTTAGGCTGACACCAATCGTTGAAAATTGAAACCATTGTGTATCAGACTCTAAAAACACAAAATCATCTCCAAAAGCGGTTGTGCCATAATTGGCAAAAGCTGATAAAGTCGGTAATGCTTTACTCCTTTCGAGTTGCCATTCTAAAGTGCGTTGTTGAACCAAATTATCAGCAATTTTGTAATCAACATTTTGTTCGAGTTGAAGTTGAGATTCTAACAAATCAAAGTCTGCAAGTTGTTGTTGAGCCAAGGTTTGTAAATCGTCTGTGAGCTCAATGTCAGCATTGACAGGTAATCCCAAAACCATTTTTAGGGTTTGCTTAGACAGGTCTAAATTGCGTTGTGCATTTCTAAGCTGATTGTTCACTTGCTGATAAGTGATTTGTAGCTGTTCGACTTCTTCTTGCTCTGCTAAACCGTTTTCAAATATCTTTTGGGTTTCGTCTAAATTCTTTTTAGCGGTTGTAGCATTATTTTTAATGATATTGACATTAGATTCTACCAACAAAGCACTAGCGTAAGCACTCACTACGTTTTGCCGAACTTGCAGACGTGTTTTTTCGTTTGAATTTTTAGAATACTCTAAAAAAGTTTTGGTCGCTTTTAATCCAACAATATAAGAACCGTCAAAAATTAATTGATTAAGCGAAGCTGTAGCACGCATATTTTGTTTTTGACCAAAACTAACAGGCACTGTTGTGCCAGGTTCACCACCGATGATTTCGGCGGGAAGCGGTGTAACGATGAGTTTAGGATTATACTCATAGTCAACAGCGGCGTTGATTTGTGGCAAACCATCGGCTGTAGTTTCCCATTTTTGTTTTAGAGCTTTAGCTTGGTCACGTTTTGCATTTAAAGAAACGTAGCTACTATCAAGAGCTCTTTCTATGGCTTCTTCTAAAGAAAACTTATAGAGATTTTGTTCTTGAGAGTTTGCCAAAAAACTCGTTAATAAACAAGCTATAGAAAGTATGTATTTCATAATTTTGATTGTTGTGCGAGTAATTCTTCTAAACGATTTAGCCCTTTTTCAGAAACAATTCCACGTAGGTGATATTCTAAAAAATGATCTTGTATGTCTTGGTTTGAAAATTCTTGAACAGGAAAAACCTTTTGATCTTTCAGTAAATTCATTCCATAATAATATAACCTAAAAATAACTTCAATATCAATATTTGGTCTGTAGAATCCTTCTTTAATACCACGTCTAAAATTTTCAATACAATAGTCATACATTTTATGCCAAATTTTGTTTTTGAGGGTTTTAAAAATTTGCGGATAATATTTTTGAAGTTGATATTGAGGTGATGACTTTTCATTTTTAAGATGACGCATAACTTGATTTTTTATGGCTAAAGTTTCTTCGATTGGATCGTATTTTTCAGCTCTTAATTTATCGATAGTAGATGAAATATTATCAAAAACATAAGTTGTTGTAACTTTAACAAGGTTAGTTTTAGAGTCAAAATGGTCATAAAGTGTTTTTTTGGATATCCCGAGTTGCTCCGAAATCTCATCCATAGTCACGCTCTTAAAACCGTATTCTAAAAACAGACTCATCGCTTTCTGAATTATTTTCTTTTTCATGGCAGCAAATTTAGTTAGGAAACTTTAAGAACAATAAAAGTTTTTAAAGTTTTACAGGAACTTAACAAAACAATATCATATTAGCCTGAGCTCAATTAATCCAAAATGAGTCAGTTTGATTTCTATGACATGATCAAACAACTTTGAAATAAGGTTTGATTTTTTACTAAAGCAAAAACAATATTAGTCGAATCTATACAATATATTACATTGTTTTTTAATTATACAGATTTTTTTTGCACTTTTGAGAGAATACTTTAATTAAATCCATTTTTTAATGAAATCAATAATTTTAAACCTAGTAATTTCTTGTTTTTTAGTATTTACAGTAAGCTGTAAAAATGAGACTAAAAAACCTTCTGAAAATGAAACCAAGTCAGTAACTAAAACAGAAAATGAAGCCACATTTTTTAAGTTATCTTTAGCTCAATGGTCATTGCACCGCACTTTTAACGATGATGGTGTTGACCCATTCAAGTTTGCTGAAATAGCAAAAGAGATGGGTTTTGAAGGCTTAGAATATGTCAACCATATTTACACTCAACAAATTGAAGATTTGGGATTTGACACCGTTATTGACTCACTTAACACACTGAGTCAAAAACACGGCATGCAAAATGTGCTAATTATGGTTGATGGCGAAGGCGATTTAGCTAGCCCAAACATTGATGAAAGAAATCAGGCTGTAGAAAATCACAAAAAGTGGATAGATGCGGCACAAAAATTAGGTTGTCATTCTATTCGAGTGAATACTTTTGGCACTAATAATCCCAAAGAATGGTTACCTGCGGTAGTTGATGGTCTCAAAAAACTATCTACTTATGCGGCAACAAAAAACATCAATGTGCTTTGTGAAAATCATGGATGGTTGTCTTCTGATGCACCATTGCTTATAGAAGCCATTGACAAAGTTAATATGGATAATTGTGGTACATTACCCGACTTTGGGAATTGGTGTGTAAAACGAAAAGATGGCGAACAATGGGGCGAATGCATAGAAGAATATCCAGACAAGTACCAAGGTATAGAACTGTTGCTGACCAAAGCTAAAGCTGTAAGTGCAAAAGCTTATGATTTTGATAAAAACGGCAATGAAACAACATTAGATTTTCCTAGAATTATAAAATTAGTTAAAGAATCTGGTTATACAGGCTATATTGGTGTTGAATATGAAGGCGATCGATTATCTGAAAAAGAAGGGATTTTAGCCATCAAAAATTTATTACTAAAATCAGCTAAGTCTATCAATTGATAAGCTTTAGAAAACTTTTTACTGTGATTTTAACCTTAACTTATGTCCAATAAAATCAGACTAGGCTTTCTCGGCGGTGGTGAAAATTCGCTTATTGGTATTTTACATCGTGTTGCTTCAAAAATGTACGACAAATACGAACTTGTTGGCGGTGTTTTTAATACCGATATTAGTAAAAGTCTTGCGTTTGCAAAATCTATTAGTATATCAACACATAGAGTTTATAATGATTTAGATAACTTAATTGAAGAAGAATTAAAGTTGCCAAAAAATGAACGTATGCAAGTCCTGTCTGTGCTTACGCCAAATTACCTGCACTTTAGTATGGCTAAAAAGCTTTTGGAAAATGGGTTTCATGTGATTTGTGAAAAACCTATGACCACAACTTTTGAAGAAGCTAAAATTTTATATCAAACTTTAAAAGATAGCGAACTTATTTTTGCGGTAACCTACACCTATACGGGTTATCCTATGATTCGGCAAATGCGTGAAATGATAAAAAATGGGGTTTTAGGTAAAGTTCAAAAAATAGATGCACAATATTACCAAGGTTGGATAAACCCTATTATTCACAGTGAAGCTGAGCGTTCTTCAACGTGGCGTTTAAATCCTGAAAAATCTGGCATTAGTTGCTGCTTAGGCGATATTGGAATACATGCTTTTGACATGTTGGAATACGTGAGCGGACTTAAAATAGAATCTGTTTTATCTGATCTCAATTTTGTGTATTCAGACAATAAAATGGATGTAGATGCTACAGTTTTATTACGACTCAATAATAAAGCTAAGGGCGTGATTTATCCCAGCCAAATAGCTACAGGTTAAGAAAACAGTTTTATCATAAAAATTTATGGCGACAAAGCAGGTTTAAAATGGGAGCAAGAAAATCCTAACTTTCTGTATTTAATGGAAGAGGGAAAACCTTTACAAGTTTTGAAGCCAGGTCACGGTTACAACTCAGGTGTTTCTTTAGACGGCACCAAGTTGCCACCAGGTCATCCAGAAGGCATTTTTGATGCTATGGGAAACATTTATAAAGGCATTGCTAAAGCCATAAATAAAGAACCTTACAACCAAGGCGAGTTTCCGACAATTATTGACGGCGTCAGAGGAATGAGTTTTGTAGAAAAAGCTGTGGAATCTCATCAAAAAGGAAATGTTTGGGTTAAAGTTGAAGATAAGTTATAGATGAAAATCTTATCAAAAATAAAGACTTTGAGGGTTTGAGAAATACTTAGGTTACGAAATTTTGACACATAATTTTTACTATTTACTTTCTGTATAAAATTGTTAAAATGAAATATATTTATCTATATATTTTAATAATTCATAAATATTTTGTTTATTTATTGTCAAATTAAAGTATTATGGGCATTAAGAGTTTTCAAGGTAATCACATTGGTGAAGTCAACGCCAAAGCAGAAAAGATAACGGTAAGAGATTGTATGTCAAAAAACATGATTCTTTTCACCAAGGATCAAAACGTGATAGAGGTTGTAGAAAAATTGATAAAACACCGTATTTCTGGCGGTCCTGTTGTGGATGAATATAGACATGTTATAGGCATAATTTCTGAAGGCGATTGTATCAAGCAAATTTCTGAAAGTCGTTATTACAATATGCCCATGGAAGATACAAGCATAGAAAAATATATGTCAACACAAGTTGATACTATGTCGCCAGATATCAATTTATTTGATCTTGCAAATCAGTTTTTAGTTTCCAAAAGACGACGTTTTCCTGTGGTTGAAAACAATAAAATTATAGGCATTGTCAGTCAAAAAGATATTTTAAGAACTGCTCTTTATCTCAAGGGCAGTAGTTGGAAATATGGGGTTTAATTTTACTTTGGCATAAAACAGATTATACTAATTGAGAAATTTATCATTCTATTTTATCTAACCTTCTTAGTCTTTTTCTAACAAGTTGATATTAAACCCAAATTATACATTAGAGCATAATCTTCCATAATAGCCGACGAAAACACAGTTTTGCTATGGTTTGTGAATAATTTGAGTTAAAAACAATATTTAGAATTATATTTGCCTAAGAATTATTCTCTCAAAAATTTTTAACATATGGGAAGAGCTTTTGAGTTTAGAAAAGCTAGAAAAATGAAGCGTTGGGCGACGATGAGCAAAGCCTTTACACGTATAGGCAAAGACATTGTAATGGCTGTAAAAGAAGGCGGTCCAGATCCAGACACCAACGCCAAACTACGAGCTGTTATCCAAAATGCCAAGTCGGTCAATATGCCTAAAGATAATATTGAACGGGCTATTAAACGGGCTTCAGACAAAAATCAAGGTGATTACAAAGAAGTGCTTTTTGAAGGTTATGCTCCGCACGGCATTGCTGTTCTGATAGAAACCGCTACCGATAACAACACGAGAACAAGAGCCAATATCCGTAGTTATTTTAATAAATGCGATGGTAATTTAGGCACTGCTGGTTCTGTGTCTTTTATGTTTGACCATACTTGCAATTTTAGAGTCAATGCTGATGGAGTTGACGTAGAAGAACTCGAATTAGAAATGATAGATTTTGGTGCAGAAGAAGTCTTTGAAGATGAAGACGGTATTTTAATTTACGCCCCTTTTGAAAGTTTTGGAGCCATACAATCCGAACTTGAATCCAGAAATATAGAAATTTTATCCTCAGGGTTTGAGCGTATTCCACAAGTCACAAAATCACTCTCTCCTGAACAAGTTGAAGATGTTGAAAAGCTTTTAGAAAAAATAGAGGAAGACGATGATGTGCAAAATGTATATCATACGATGGAAGAGTAAATTTTTATTACAATCAAATCAATTTACAAATGTTAATCATTCTACTTTAGTAAAAATCATTTCACTATCAACAGAATTTTCAACATCGAAATTGAAATCAGGAAAATCTTCAAAGCCTGGTATACTACTAAAGTCTAAATCTAATAATTCATCAAAACCAGGTAAAGTTTCGTTTTGACTCATTGTCATTTGTTGAGAATTAAAAGACGTGATAGTAGATTGTGTTTCCCCATTACTGTTAGTTAATGTTAATACACCATTACTGATTGACCACGTACCAGATTCTGGTACAAAGCTATCTTGAATTTCCTCTGTTTGTGGTGGAAGTCCTTCTTGAGTCACAGTTAAGTTATAAGTCGCAGTACCAGAAGTTATATAATCACCATTTTCTTCAAAAACAATAGTTAAGTCACCCTCAACATAATT
This genomic window from Flavobacterium sp. CS20 contains:
- a CDS encoding TolC family protein, whose product is MKYILSIACLLTSFLANSQEQNLYKFSLEEAIERALDSSYVSLNAKRDQAKALKQKWETTADGLPQINAAVDYEYNPKLIVTPLPAEIIGGEPGTTVPVSFGQKQNMRATASLNQLIFDGSYIVGLKATKTFLEYSKNSNEKTRLQVRQNVVSAYASALLVESNVNIIKNNATTAKKNLDETQKIFENGLAEQEEVEQLQITYQQVNNQLRNAQRNLDLSKQTLKMVLGLPVNADIELTDDLQTLAQQQLADFDLLESQLQLEQNVDYKIADNLVQQRTLEWQLERSKALPTLSAFANYGTTAFGDDFVFLESDTQWFQFSTIGVSLNIPIFSSLKRAKRTQRAEIAMLQAKTDFKQSVEQIKLNFNQAKSDYKFALENYQTAKANLNLAERIEYKNIIKYKEGISTSFELRQAQLQLYDAQNQYLQSMLQLINSKTSLETILNEPDIN
- a CDS encoding YebC/PmpR family DNA-binding transcriptional regulator gives rise to the protein MGRAFEFRKARKMKRWATMSKAFTRIGKDIVMAVKEGGPDPDTNAKLRAVIQNAKSVNMPKDNIERAIKRASDKNQGDYKEVLFEGYAPHGIAVLIETATDNNTRTRANIRSYFNKCDGNLGTAGSVSFMFDHTCNFRVNADGVDVEELELEMIDFGAEEVFEDEDGILIYAPFESFGAIQSELESRNIEILSSGFERIPQVTKSLSPEQVEDVEKLLEKIEEDDDVQNVYHTMEE
- a CDS encoding lipocalin family protein — encoded protein: MSNTIKICGLLILFVFSFTACDDEPLPEDFELNENIPLEGVNVEENELTGEWMMTSHNFSVSQTGNVTFDGQTIPFNQTTEGNYVEGDLTIVFEENGDYITSGTATYNLTVTQEGLPPQTEEIQDSFVPESGTWSISNGVLTLTNSNGETQSTITSFNSQQMTMSQNETLPGFDELLDLDFSSIPGFEDFPDFNFDVENSVDSEMIFTKVE
- a CDS encoding sugar phosphate isomerase/epimerase, which codes for MKSIILNLVISCFLVFTVSCKNETKKPSENETKSVTKTENEATFFKLSLAQWSLHRTFNDDGVDPFKFAEIAKEMGFEGLEYVNHIYTQQIEDLGFDTVIDSLNTLSQKHGMQNVLIMVDGEGDLASPNIDERNQAVENHKKWIDAAQKLGCHSIRVNTFGTNNPKEWLPAVVDGLKKLSTYAATKNINVLCENHGWLSSDAPLLIEAIDKVNMDNCGTLPDFGNWCVKRKDGEQWGECIEEYPDKYQGIELLLTKAKAVSAKAYDFDKNGNETTLDFPRIIKLVKESGYTGYIGVEYEGDRLSEKEGILAIKNLLLKSAKSIN
- a CDS encoding efflux RND transporter periplasmic adaptor subunit, with protein sequence MKNIIKITFISLLLISCGKENLESRVDKALESNDQKALTDLKKEIKTQQEQLKSLEGKIQKELASKQAHQTNYTLITARQIKTDTFKHFFNLQGNVKTDQNILIYPEYCGELEKIFVKEGDEVKKGQVLAKIDDGGLRDQISELQSRVDLAQTTFERQKRLWQDSIGSEIQYLQAKTNFESSQNSLKSLQKKLDKTEIKAPFNGKIDDIITEEGQVVSPGGMAVFRLVNLSEMYIETEVPENYLNDISIGTPVQVRLNAIGKTFQAQIDHMGSFINPNNRKFKVKINIPNNIKGVKPNLIANVLINDYQNNEAIVVSENILQETADGTQICFKIKMDNDSLGQAVRIPLKTGKHYNGLVEVLEGIAVGDIIAQEGGRNLRDKEKVKITQLED
- a CDS encoding CBS domain-containing protein — encoded protein: MGIKSFQGNHIGEVNAKAEKITVRDCMSKNMILFTKDQNVIEVVEKLIKHRISGGPVVDEYRHVIGIISEGDCIKQISESRYYNMPMEDTSIEKYMSTQVDTMSPDINLFDLANQFLVSKRRRFPVVENNKIIGIVSQKDILRTALYLKGSSWKYGV
- a CDS encoding GxxExxY protein, with product MTESEISKIVFDSALKVHKTLGPGLLESAYEECLIHELRKHKLKVDKQKPLPLVYEDVKLEVGYRVDVLIENKVVIEVKSVEALNDVHMAQVITYLKLSDCKLGMLINFNVSLIKNGIKRVVNNL
- a CDS encoding TetR/AcrR family transcriptional regulator, which gives rise to MKKKIIQKAMSLFLEYGFKSVTMDEISEQLGISKKTLYDHFDSKTNLVKVTTTYVFDNISSTIDKLRAEKYDPIEETLAIKNQVMRHLKNEKSSPQYQLQKYYPQIFKTLKNKIWHKMYDYCIENFRRGIKEGFYRPNIDIEVIFRLYYYGMNLLKDQKVFPVQEFSNQDIQDHFLEYHLRGIVSEKGLNRLEELLAQQSKL